TCGGTAAGGCGATCTCAATGTCGATTTTTTGTGCATTACGCatcaatttttttaacaaaaaacaggCATAGTACAAAAGTAATTCGGATGTATTTTGCTATttgaagttatttgaaaaaattacCATTTACAGgtgtgtttacatcaattaacgtatAATTGTGATTACTAAAAAGTCACGTGAACCTGCAACCTGAATAAGACAGTCAATCATATGACGTAAACGTTTCCTTTGTCGATACTTGAATAAAAACTCTAAATAATGGTCACATATAAAAATATTCCTTTCTTCAGGGAGCCCATTGTTTCCGGGAGGAACGGCCAGTGGTCAGATGTGGTCAGCAAGTCCGTTCTGGGGTCAGCAGTGGAACACTTTTGGTCAGAACGGGCAGCGGCCAATTAGCATTCAGAACGGTCAATGGTTGTCAAGCGGTCAAAACGGCTTAAATAGCCAATGGCCAGTAAATGGtcaaaatggacaatttttaCCAAATGGACTGAATGGACAATTGTCCCTTAATGGACAGAATGGACAATtttcaccaaatggactaaatggACAACTGATGGACCAGTCGCAAGTTCTTCCTAATTCGTGGACAATTAATGGTCAACCAAGCAACACCTTTGCAACAACTGATACCTTTGTAAGTGATATGTATAAACAATTATGTATATTATGCTAGtttaaatattattcaataattgcatttaatgtTATTCAGAGTTAAGATCAATAAACAAATATGCTTCAAGATTGGTTTTCGAATAATGCgataattgattttgaaaaacatgaaTGCCGATTATCAACAGTTATTTTTTATACTTATTACAGGGCTCGGGAATGTCGCCAGCAAACAGCGACCCATGGGGAATGTACAAACAACTTGCCATGGATTCATCGCTCGGGACCCAGTCCGCTTCCAGAAATCAGGGCGCGTTGAACCAGCAGACGGGTGTTGACAACGGTTTCCTTTCCGGTTCCGGCCAGACTGGTTGGACACCTATTGACGGGTTCCGGAGTGCGAACCAAAACTTTAATAATGGATTTACGTCACCAACCGCAGGTTCCGCAACTAATTTCGGATAAAACCTTCCACCGCGGACAGGTTAAATAAAACATGTCTGCGTTTGCTCACATGTATTTGTGCATACTGAAAGAAAGAATTTGATTTGTATTGAATATATAATTCCCTAGAATAGAACGTGATTTATCTATATTTTTTCCTCACACTGATATATTGTATCTTTACGTGTACACTATTATTGTTATACCGTACTTATTACATTTTAACCTTATCCAAAACCCTTTTGCTTACTTTGTTAGTCTTTCTACGTGCATTTTTAACTATCTGTTTGTATATTGTTGTTTACCATTGAAATATTCacactatttatataatattggatgtaaataaaacattaatttatttacctaatttaatattatttgtgtgTTCTATACAAAAAACTTGGCCGTGCCGTTAATGTGCTTtaatttcaccaagtttcatagaCGTATTAGTATTTTATCGTCTGCTATGAAAGATTATCGTTTTAAAACTTACGTGCATTACAAAGAATTGATATATTGGTGTGTGTTGATTACATGTGACAGCAGAATTTAAAGTTGAAACTTCCACctaacaatgttttacatcaAGTAATGTATACAGCATGCTAATTGGGTAGACAACGTAGAAAGatgtgatattttttaaacattttattaaccaatttatgcctaccgtctagaaaaaaaggcattgacaaacagcgtagaccaagacgAGAGGCCActtcatgcggcgtctcaccagggtctgcgctgttttcttaaggaatttttgtaagaaatattctaaatataaaaataaatatactagacatcccttattttggaaataaattaagaaggattggagagtccactaggcataaatgggttaagcacttTATTTGTTTTGAGCTCAAGAAAAATGGCAGGGGTGCTTCCATTTGTATCCTCcattccatttaatatttatgccccAGCATTAAAAAATGTGTACCTGTTCCACCTTTTTGTCCTTTTTCATTTGTCAATTTTCATGTTTTCTCGCCAATCGGCTTTTTATTGACTATTGATGGCTTTATAGAGTAACGCACAGTATTCATTGGTATTAGCATCTAACTATTTTTATAAGGAACATTCCGCATGAAATAAAGGTACTTCAAAGAAATCAGGAAAAGAAAAGTCACAAACAAAAGTGAAGGTTATCATATGATGAGTTTACTGAAGAAGGTCGCCCTGTTCAATTTCAACAATCCCACCCTTTTCCATATGAAGTCCAACTAAATCCTCAAACTGATAGCAAGCATTGAGCTCAAAATATTACCCATTTCATCTCGCCCTGAGAGCTTGTTTTAAAAGTAACATTTATCAGTCAAAGTTTACTACAACTATTAAATCACTCATCACATGCTGGAatataaaatatagaaaaactTAAAGAGTATTTGAGAATTTTTAGAAGACAATCAGTTGTCATTTCATTTTCTGTGAATCGGAGATGTGTGTCGGCACTTAAATGTCACATTTAGTGTAAAGCATTGATATGCCGATATGTACCATATATGAAGTACACTCTACGTATAATTAGTGTACTGAAGTGGACATAACGGTCATCGGCTAAGGTCGTAAGAAATAGTAACGGACATGAAAGTATAACCAAGACAGACAGAGATTGTAAATGGAATTACAACGTAAAAGTTAGCATGCGGTAATGAtgttaatatacaaacaaaattaccAAATAGTTATTGCATGTCCGGgcagaaaaaagaaaaaatgggCACATGGAATGAAATACAAACTATGACAGActgcaatttattttataaaccaTATATTGAACAAATACAGGCAAGCTAACCGTATAGATGCGACGGGTTTAGAGAACCTACTGATGAGGTACAAAGGCGAATAGATGCCAAATACAAAGGCAATGTAGAGCACTGGTGAGCTTAAATCGATCACATAGGGTTTTGAAATGTATCTATTGTATTTTGAAGATTTAAGGAAATCCTGCAAAAACCCGTCCTCCAGTGtttaacaaaatgtcaaataaatgacAGGGACTATTTTATGTGGCCAAACAATCATATTATGTCCATATCAAGCATCCACTGGACAGACTTATTTTAGATAttataaacatttcatttataattgtatatatatatcttgctattgatttttttaaagattgtttggggaacatttcatatatatatatatatatatatatatatatatatatatatatatatatatatatatatatatagttagtTAGATGTCGTTAAATTGTTATAGTCTGC
This sequence is a window from Dreissena polymorpha isolate Duluth1 chromosome 16, UMN_Dpol_1.0, whole genome shotgun sequence. Protein-coding genes within it:
- the LOC127861369 gene encoding uncharacterized protein LOC127861369; the protein is MQQTIFLAVFLALCALAMSQGQLRMMPWNPLPPPMVPGINLPLIPIIPSPWHRGGAWTSNTVFGSPLFPGGTASGQMWSASPFWGQQWNTFGQNGQRPISIQNGQWLSSGQNGLNSQWPVNGQNGQFLPNGLNGQLSLNGQNGQFSPNGLNGQLMDQSQVLPNSWTINGQPSNTFATTDTFGSGMSPANSDPWGMYKQLAMDSSLGTQSASRNQGALNQQTGVDNGFLSGSGQTGWTPIDGFRSANQNFNNGFTSPTAGSATNFG